The Arabidopsis thaliana chromosome 5, partial sequence genomic interval tgtagtagttgttaatttactaaattacaaaaattcatttagttaGTTTTAAATTACCCTTACAATGTTGTACTTCACACGATGCTTCCcaattaataatatagattTAAAGTTGggaaaaaagtattttttgggcttttggcccaagtagaaaaaaaactaaaatgacCGTTACCAACTAGCGAGGGAAACAAGCGAgtacgaaaaaaagaaagtaacgGATTTGATAATGCATTAGCGAGTAAAGTTTGTCATAAAAACGAAAGACTGGTTTGCTTTCACATTTCTACTGTTCTTATTTGTAGTTTATAATACTTTAAATTAGATAAACTTTTAATCATGTTTGTATGATCTCTTTGTAAAttatgtttgtctttttttttttttgctataacTGTTAATAtcatagaaaatgaaaatgtttggCTATTACAAAGTAAAGTTCTTAGCTTTGAAATCTTGgcaaaaatgaataaaaaacaagatttcaagatttgtaaattatgtttcaaaaaagtaataaatgaaaaatgttaaaaaaaaattaacgaaaCGTAAAGCTCTTTAAGTGTTATTTGACAACTGTAATCGGTGCCCATATTGTTTGCCCATAATATCTGCATCAAAACTCTAATATCATTATCTTGTTACATCGCACGCGATCGGCTCTCCGGATCTTCCAAAGTACAAAACCCTAGATCCATCCGGTAAtatcaccttcttcttcctcactcgTTTCTGGATTTTCTTTACGTTTATTCTCGGTTCTGAATTCTGATGATTCGTTTGCGTAAGATTTCTAGGTTTTGTGAGAGAATTCGATGGAGGcaaggaaagagaaaagaatatGCCTCGAACGGCCTGCCAGAGAAGATCTGATAAGCAAATTACCCAACGCTTTGATATCTCACATCTCTCGTATCTTCGGACAAAGGATGTTGTCAGGACTAGTGTTTTATCCAAGAGGTGGAAAAGTGTCTGGCGTTTGGTTCCCGGGTTGGATTTGGACTCTTATGAGTTCCTAGAATACTATACCTTTGTGCGTTTTGCGAACAAGATCCTAGATTTTTGTAGGGAACAAAGTCATTCTTGAACAAGCTCAAGCTAGTTATTCAGAAGGATAAGACTGGTCAGTCTTGTGTCACGCCTTGGATAGACTATGTCGCTAGGGGTAACCTTCAGCACCTTGATGTTGAGTTAGGTGGTTGTGTATATTTTCGTGAATATTGGGAGGTGATGCCCGTAAGCCTTTATATCTGTGAGACGCTCCTTCACTTAAGACTCTATCGGGTATCGATGGGTAACTTTGAGTCTGTTTCTTTACCTCATCTTAAGACTTTGTGTTTAGAACGAAATATATATCCTAATGAGGCGAGTGTGGAGTCGCTTATCTCGTCTTGCCCCGTTCTTGAAGATTTGACCATTCTTAGGATAAATGATAATGTAAAGGTTTTACGAGTGCATTCTCAATCACTAACCAGTTTTAGTGTAGGATATCATCCTGGTGACTTAATTCGTAAGTACAATTATTATTCTGAAAAGGTTAGAGAGAACTCGGGGCTTGTGATTGATGCGCCTAGACTCAAGTATTTGACTTTCAACTACGAAAGATCGAAAAGTAAAATCATGAGAAATTTGAGTTCCTTAGTTAAGGTTAACGTTCTTAGCTCCTTTGATATTTCAAGTGTAGCTGGCTGTTCAGAGCAACAAATGGCCCATAATTTTTTCACCGGTATCTCGAGAGTTAGGGATCTGATCATCTCTCGGGATATGATGAGGGTATGTTTCGATGAACTTCATATATAACTTTTGctatatataacttttgcTAACCTATATAGTTTCTCATCAGCTTCTTTTTTGCAAGCAGTTAATCTTTTACTACTTGAAAGGAAACTCACTGCCACAGTTTTGCAACTTGTcttatttgaaaacaaacttaTCTGAAACATCCTTGGCATTCCTGGACATCTTTACAAAGCTTCTTGAAAGCTGTCCGAATCTAAAATCCATCGCCTTGGTAATGACTTACACCTACCCTAGAGTTTCAAATTAATCATGCAATTAGAGAAATCTTGTTATATCCTAGTATACTAACTcatattatgtattttttttttagggtttaactTGTTTCCTTGACGACATGGTTGAAATGAGTGTCTGGTCCGTGCCTAAATGTTTGCTGTCATCGCTCGAATTTGTAGAGATAAAAAACGAACACCCACCTGATGATGGTGTACTGAAAGTTGCAAGGTACTTTGTAGAGAACTCTGTAAATCTCAAGAAACTTGCTCTACATttgcattttttctttctagaaGGAAATCCAGCTGTCTTAAACGATCTCCTTGCATTGCCGAGACGATCTAGCATGTGTCAGATCGAAGTTTTTAATGTGCAAAGTGGTCGTTCTCGTGGAATCTTTTGATGTTATTGAATTCTATTATGATGTCATTGTGAGCTTCGCCGCCCACAATGTTTTATAATTCGAAACTGTAGcatatattcttttcttaacTCTTTAAAGATTGTGTACTTAAGttctaatatttaattaatagtTGGTATATTTATAATGGATTTTATAtgtgcttttcttcttcttctatcgtTGAAgcaaatttttcaaaatttaattaattaatgtaatgGATATCTTCCTAGATTACTGTTGTAATAGCTGATCCATTCTTGTAGTGAGGTAAAAGCATTGTGGTTTCAGTGATACATGAGCCATTGGTCGTCAATCTACTACTACCATgactttttattaatatacaCCGAAACAACTTGCAGCTACTTACAAATACCGAACCCTTTCAACggttgaagaaaaaacataatagaTTTAACAAAGTCTTCAGTTTGCTAATAAAGCTTTTGTCAAGCTATAGCAGAAGACTCTTTATCTTCAGTTTACAATTGATGAACAACTCAGGTATTCAACACAATTGATCGTACTACTAAGAACAGTAACTTACTCCTTTAGATGAACTGATCCATGATTGGCTTCACAACTTCTCAAGAATATAGGTTCTAACCATTGTAAGACAtgattattcatttttaattaatgatattaaCAATTTAGCAAAACAATATGAAGAACTGGTCCAATGATAAAAGTCCAAGACTCCAAGCCGCGCAAACTACCAAAACTTAacttttatcatatttttttaaaaaaatctacaaacaAAGATTATTTGTTGAGGTTCATGATGCTTGTTGTTTTgcaaagacttttttttttttttaaatgtacatattcttttatttaatcaaaaatcattacaaaaatcaaagaattatatgtatttttcgtttagcaaaaaacaaattatatgtatttttcgAAATAACTAATATGTgagtttgaacaaaaaaaaatatttgaagttgAGGAAACAAATTATTGGGCTTTTGgtccaaataaattaaaaagaaaattaagataACCTTTAGCGAGGAAAACAATCGAGTacgaaaaacagaaaataacgGATTATCAAATCCGTTAGTACGAGTAAGTtttccagaagaagaaacaaaagaaatggtcATAATCTgctttcataattttttttttctggacCAGAACTTTCATCgttttgttgttctttatTATActcctaacttttttttatcatgtttGTATGATCTCTTTGTAAATTATGTTTCAAAGcaataaatgaaaaatgttataaaaataaaataaagaatagaaaaatcaagaaagataAGCTCTCAAGTGTCATTTGACAAGTGTAAGAGCACCTCCAATGGGAAGCTCTCTTGACAAATTCATAGAGTTCTCTTgattaaaatgattaaaaataattcaaaacaaGTGATTTTGCAGAGAGTCGGCTTTCTTGAGAGAGCTTTTTGAATTAGAGAGAGCCGCACACGTGGCAGACAGTTATTGGTTGACagaattcaacaaaaagaaggaaaaaaaaaactttcatctCTTCGGGACAGCTTTCCCAAACTTTCTCTATGTGCAAATCCCAgatttttccaattttgttGAGTGGATCCACCTCGAAAAAATACCGTATAAGCCAACACTCCTCCCATTCCTCTGATTCTTCTTACTCTGATGCCTCCAGGTCCGTTCCAATTTTGTGCTTCTAATGTTAAGGTTGATTTGATGGAAACTGGATAAGAATATCGTTAATGGAACTCTATAGATTGGTTTAAACAGAAACTagtttggtttcaattttgaattggAGCAGCTGGTTTCACATTTGAATTGTTCGTTAatgttagggtttagggagATAGCAATCCAATTCTGTTTTTGAGCTGATATTGTTTTGTAATCGAAAAGTGTGAGAATTAGGTTTCAGTTTTGCCTTCTTGTGAAATCTATTGGTGAGCTTAACTAGCTGTATTGTGGACTAGAAAGCAGTTGTACAATTTACGAGAGTAACAGAGTTTGCGGGAAGCCTTTATCGAGATGTGAAGCGTTGAATGGGAGAAATCTGAGTATTATTATTGTGGCTGGAGTTATTGGAGCTGTCATTTGATTGTGTGTGTTGGTTTAGTGATATTCTGGTGTTTCTTTATTAGAGATGGTAGTAGGAAGAAGAATGGTCATGATCCTCGGAAATCTAAGGATGATAGTGATTGGATTGGTTTGTTGACGTggttttttattggttttgtcttcttcatttctttggcTATAAATATTGGGTTTTAGACCTGAAAGATGTTCTGGAAACTTGAAAGCAAGATCTTTCCAAGGACATAAAGATCATCTTCTAGTTCCTTGCTGGTTGATGGGAAATTGCTTCCAAAGTTGGCTGTTTGCAGGTTTGTTACCTTCCGGCTCTGTCTTGGTAAATTGGCTATAACTTTCAAACCGTTAACCTAAACCGTGATCCGTTTTTTCATGTGGTTTCGTATGACTGTTGTTGATATTCCCAccaattttttcaattttctggGTTGAGTTGCCACTCCGTTTATGCTCTGAATCAAGACAGACGAAAACTAGAGTGAAGGTGAAGGCAATGCAAAAAAAAGCCGATGTAGAGAACGATTGGCAAGAAGAGCTGAAACAAACAGCAAAGCTTTTGATGTCGACAAAAGTACCTAGTTAAttgatctttctttattttctgaaattaagtttttagtgatttgtttttgaatctgAAGACTGTAAAATACAAATGGTATTCAACACTTGCCAGTCCATTGTTACATGTTATGGTTTAATTTCTTGTGCACCATGTTATGAGCCTGCACTATTCATCCATTTCTTTTGTACCATGTTTTGAGCATGCACTATTCCTCCATGTAACCAAATAAGATTAATATTATGCAACTTCGAAGCAAACCGAACCTCACAAGTCGATTTATCATATTCTACTATACCTACAAAACTCAGAGATTTTATGGATATTTGAAATCAAGTTCGTTATCGAGAGATGCATCTACAATTGAAAGGTGATTTGCTTGAGcatatatgcaaaaaaaattgcaacaaTCGACAGAACAATTGATCGTTATTccgatttttgttttgcacatctattttaaaatgtttcaaaataatgtatgtttaatattttatgatttgcaaataattattaagttatatgaaataaataattttaaaataataatattttttcagaGAACCTACATAAGAAAGACTACCATTAGagtatgaaaaacaaaaaaaaatacacaaaaactctcttgtaacatttttggaaatttaatcataaaaaaatggagagagCCCATAGAGAGGCTCTCTccattggagatgctctaagTAATCTGAACGATTTGTATGATTAAAGATAAGCTCTCAACCATAATAGACTAATATCATTGGTCTCTCGTTGCATTGGCGCATCGTACGCGGCTCTCCGGATGTGGTGATctcatattcttcttccttactCATTTCTAGATGTTTGCGTTGATGTCCTCGGTTCTGATGATTTGTTTGCATTATATTTCTAGGTTTTGCTAGAGGATCCAATGGAGGAAAATATAGAGAAAAGAATATGCGTCGAACAGCTTGCAATAGAGGATCTGATAAGCAAATTACCGGAGGTTTTGCTATCTCAGATACTCTCGTATCTTCCGACAAAGGATATTGTCAGGACAAGTGTTTTGTCCAAGAGGTGGAAAAGTGTCTGGCTTTTGATTCCCGGGTTGGATTTGGACTCTAGTGAGTTCCCACATTACGATACCTTTGTGGATTTTATGAACGAATTCCTATTTTTCTCTAGGGAAGAGAATCCATGCTTGCACAAGCTCAAGCTAAGTATTCAGAAGAATGAGAATGATCCGTCTTGTGTCACGCTATGGACAGACTGTGTGGCTAGGGGTAAACTTCAGCATCTTGATGTTGAGTTTGGTGGTCGCGTAATGGAGCGTGAGTTTTGGGAAATGATGCCCCTAAGCCTCTATATCTGTAAGACGCTCCTTCACTTGAGACTCTATCGGGTATTGTTGGGTAACTTTGATCAGTCTGTTGATTCTTTACCTAGTCTCAAGAGCATGTGTTtagaagaaaatgtatattcTAATGAGGCGAGTCTGGAGTCGCTTATCTCGTCTTGCCGCGTTCTCGAAGATTTGACCATTGTTAAGATAGATGATAACGTAAGGTTTTTACGAGTGCATTCTCAATCATTAACCAGTCTAAGTGTAGGATATAAATCATATTATCCTGGTgagatatattattattatgatagaGATAGAGGGAACTCGGGACTTGTGATTGATGCCCCTAGACTCAAGTATTTGACTTTCAACAATGACCAATCGAAAAGTAAAACCATAAGCAATTTAGGTTCCTTAGTTAAGGTCACTATTCTTGGCCCCATAAAGATTTCAAGGGTAGTGGGCTGTACGGAGCAACAAATGGCCCATAAGTTTCTCACGGGCATCTCAAGAGTTAGGTATCTCATCGTCTCTGAAGATATGATGGAGGTATGTTTTTATGAACttcatattgtatatataatccTATATAGAACTTTTGCTAACCCATTGTCTTCtcttcgtttctttttttgcaaGCAGGTCATCAGTTCCTACTTGAAAGAAGATTCATTGCCACAGTTTGGCAACTTGTCCTATTTGAAAGCAAGTGTTTGGTTATCATCCTTTGACTTCCTGGACATCCTGCCAAAGCTTCTTGAAAGCTGTCCGAATCTAAAATCCATCGTCTTGGTAATGACTTGCACCAACTTCCAAATTAATCTTGTAGTTAGAGAAATGATCTTGTTATATATCTAGTTTATATTATATTCATCTTATGTATATTGTAGGAAACAACTTGTATAGTTGATCGTACGAAAGCTACGGTAGAAAGGAGAGTCTCGTCTGTGCCTGAGTGTTTGTTGTCATCGCTGGAGTTTGTAGAgataaaaaacagaatctcGGTAGATGATGGTGCATTGGAAGTTGCAAGGTACTTTGTAGAGAACTCTGTGAATCTACAGAAAGTTGTTCTGCGTTTGGCATCTTCCTTTCTAAGACGAGGAAATCAAGCTGTCTTGAAGGATATCCTTGAATTGCCGAGGCGATCTAGCATGTGTCAGATCGAAGTCTTTAATGCGCTAAACGGCCATGCTCTTTGTTTtcgcaaaaacaaaataaccgGCCGTGTTTTCTTAGACTATTTTGATGTTGCTGAATCCTATTATGGTGCCATTGTGAGTTAAAGTGGCAAGGTACTTTGTAGAGAACTCGGTAGTTCTCAAGAAACTTGTTGTGCATTTGAGTGACTGTTAGAAAGACTTTTAGGTGGTGCTATGACCGAGACTAGCACTCCTAGAGATTGGacttggattttgattttgttgaattctgttatcatgtctttgtatttatatatactttggaCAAAGCTCTCAGGgtcagatgatgatgttgaattCCAAACTATTTTTCATGCAAAAAATTGCTATACATTACCGTAATTTTGCCGGGATTTAGGAAAAGATTCTTCAGGCAGGTCTTGTGATGGGGATGGACCATCTTCCAAGATGAGCGGTGTTACTCCTTTGTAGGATTTTCCACGTATGGCTCCAATAAGTTTCTCGTCTGTGCCTCAATGTTAGTTGTCATCCCTCGAGTTTGTAGAGATAAAAAGCAGATTCAAGGGGAGGCCTGATGAAGTGGCAAAAGGTACTTTGTAGAGAACTCGGTAGTTCTCAAGAAACTTGTTGTTCATTTGAGCGATTACATGCAGAAACGAAGTTTGGTTCACTTATTAAGGGATCTCCTTGCATTCCCAAGGCCGTCTAACTGTCAAATCGTATACGTTGTTGACTGTTAGAAAGACTTTTAGGTGGGGCTATCTAGCTACGATCAGACCGATATTAGCATTCCTAGAGATTGAACttgcattttgattttgtggaattctgttatgatgtctttGTATGGTTTTGTTGAATTCCAAACTATATCTTATGCAAAAAATTGCTAAAAATAACATTACCGTAACTTTATCGGGGTTTAAGACAAGATTCTTCAGGCGGGTTTTGTGATAGGGATGGACCATCTTCCAAGATGAGCGGTGTAGTTTGTGCAACGGATTACTCCTTTGCTACTAGGACCATCCGGGAAATCTATGACACTGATGCTACCTGCGTCTAGGTGAAACAACCCGAGCGCTTCTTTAGTGAGGTTAAGGCATTGTGCTATGAGTGAAATGTGAGTCATTGCAGGACCAACCACCACCATGATTTCTCCAGGGTTTGACTTCTCATCCGATAGTTCGTCTAAGAGTGATTCCCATGCTTTCTCGGATCTGTTCCACAGAGCTGAAAACGCTTCTTCGTCTAATTGACTTGCAATCACATCATTGTCCTGCAGAATTGATGgaccaaaaatatcaaaacagtGTTCACTTTACTATTGATTGCATCGGGATAAGTTATCTTGCCTTATTGGATTTGCGAAGAACACTCTCAACATCAAGCTCATTCATTTGTTTCGTTTTCACGTAGTGAGGCACATTATCTACACCTAAACAACCCGCAGCTTCTTGCACCTATCAAGTCTTTAAACtgttaagagaaaaaaaaacaagattccGAAGAAATAGATTTCTTAAagtcttcagttttttaagaaaaatgaagctAGTATATAGAGAGTTATATAACTTACCCGGGATATTACTCCAGAAGACTCAATGGAGGCTGTTTTAGGGCTGCAAACTATTGAACTAACCCTTAGATCAAGTAGAAGCTCTGCGGTTTTCTGTGACTGCAATAATCAACAAGTATATTTGAAGAGTAAACTAAATGCAGGATTAAGAACTTTTTTACAATTGTCCTTCACAAAAGTCATATGTTAATGTTACATGTATCACACCAAGCATGTTCATTGCCTGATCATTATTAGCTGCTTGGTTAATAACAGCAGAATCCTGAGAtgttgaaaaacaaagaaaatcagGTAAAATTTGACCTAAAGCCTCCAAACTTTTCTTAGGTCAGAAATTTGTGTAAAGAGCTAAACACCTTCCAAGCGCATCCATGGAGGTTAATTCTGGCAAATAAAGATTAATTAAGAGAACCATGTAAGGGATTCATACAACTATACCTCATTATTCCCCTGACCATGGCAGACAAGTATAATCTGCTTACTAGCTTTCCGGCCACCAGAACTTCCACCAGCTAGAGGCGAATTAGGTGTCTGCATTAGTACTACAAAGACAGTAAGCAGAATTTTGACTACCTCTAACATTTTACACCCAACTCAAGAATcttgcaacaacaaaaaaaaagttcatatAACTAACATGCTTATGACTTATGACTTTCGtgtttcatcaaaaaaagaaggtcaGCTTACCTGATTTAGTCGATTAAGACATACGTGAGGAGATCCACCGTCAGCTCTTGGTATGAAGTCCAATACACTTACACCACAATTGCTCTGCAACAAACTCCTAAAATATTCTGTTCCCAGTCCTAACATATCAACCAAAAACCACagacttaaaaaaaacttaacagagaaatgaaaaatcgGCTAGTcgctaaaagaagaaaaaagaacaagttACCAATTGCTGTTGCCAGAAGAGCCTGATTAACAGCATTATGAGCAACAACGAGAACAGACTTGCTCTCATGAGCAAGAATACCAGGCCAACAGCTTCTAGCACGTGACCATAACTCTCTTACGGGATAATGACCATCGATGATAAAGTTCGCCGGATCTTCTTGCCATTGCTTAAAAGCTTCCCCAAActtctctttcccttctttCTTAAGTAGACCCTAGTATATAACCATCAACTAGAACAAGAGTTAAGAACAACTACGATAACTGTTCTATGTGAATCTATATCTCCCTATCACAGCTACACTTACTTGAAAAGAGTAGAGATCGATTTCTCTGAGATCGTAATCGAAAATCATCTCACTTTCTCTACTTCCCCATATGATTTCAGCTGTTTTCTTTGATCTCTTCAATGGACTGATGATCACAAtgtataacaacaacaaatgcagccaaatttacaaaaaggctttaacaacaaaaatctccatcacaaagaacaagaacaaaaaaattgcagTGATTACTATCATAATCTGTATCTCTGATTCTTCATAGTCAATTTCATCAATTCGATgtaaaatccaaatccaagTGACTAGATTTCAAATACCGATTCAATagatataataagaaaatgcaGGACCTGGTGAAGCAGACATCGAAGGAGTCGTCGATAAGCATCTGACGAGAAATTTCAGCCTGAGACTCGCCTTTCTTCGTCAAAACGGAGAAATCGGAGCTTCCTTGAATCCTCCCTTCTTCGTTCCACGTGCTCTGTCCATGTCTCACAAGAACCACTCGCTTCGTCGTCTCCACGGTGAATTGGTCTTGTAAGCTCGATGATGATCGAATCAATAAGCGGCGGCGAGTCGAGTTTTGCCGGCGGGTTTTGTGGAGAAGACACCGGCTGGGTAAAATCGGTGTAGTGAGTGGTAGagaaatcattttattttattttttgttttatgtttttagaaataagaagtgattcttattttttcatttagcGGGAAGTTCGATTTTATCGTGGGTTTTATTTGGGCCGTAAAGGCAGGCCCAATAGACCCAATTTTTATCATGCTtaatcaagtttttttatctttcttttttttgttcactaaTGATTTGGTTTTCACTTCTCACTGATATAATTCACTTTGAAATACAAAACACTGGCAAGGGCCGAGGGAAAGTACATGGAGACTCCCAAAAAACTATACCAAATTAAggtgaaacaaacaaataatgttatttatcatatgttatgttattaaaaaaaatacaatgatACTATGTTATTAAAAGGAAATAGCACAATTTTGCACGAATTCGGAAAACATTTGGGGAAAATCGTGAATTTTTGTTTGcctttatatatgatttttaacTGGAATTATTCCGAAATGTTCATAGTTTCATAATCTCATCaagatttaaaactaaattctGAACACTTGTTAAAGATTCAGGtaaattttgttgtaatattgtatgttttgtttcttgaattttgGTTAGATCACCCCTTTCTGAATTTGTACGATCATTTATCAAACGCAATTAAACATATTCGTTTGGCATTTATTGTCGATTGCAACCAAAAGCTGATCTTGCATATTAGTTTTGTTCGTTTTGTACTTCTTGTTATATGTTGTCAGATTTTAAATGGGTTGACATGAAAATTTTGGTCACAGACTCGTACAATTTATCGACACATATAAACAACATTTAATTGTGGTTGATGGAAACGAACATGTCTATTATCATTTTTCGATAAAGTACCACTcagtataaaaatattatcatttgtGGTGAGgacaaaaaactaaaacataaaaaccacAATTTTCCTTgaccaacaaacaaaaaccccCACAAATGGTAATacaattttacctttttacgTATTACGAAACGAAGCTTACCATCAGAGACTCTTGTAGCCAAAAGAGAAGCAAACGAGataattgaaaataacaaGGTTCACGTGCCGTATTAGTGGGACTTGGTTACTTTATTCACATTTTGCAAAGACGTAGAACCTTCAATACTAACGTGAACATGTAACACGTGCATCTTCTAAGTTAATATGAAGTCAATTTTGTCAACAAGAAATAAAGTCAATagtacaaatatttttataatccATTTTCACTGGTTTGGTCTCGGTTTGATTTGTTTAGGTTTGGAAATATTCTTACCAATCTAAGTAATTAACTATGACTTTATTTTTCCTATCGTACTTTGGTACTCTTTGGGTTGGTCTGTggtgaaaaaaaactatcaacTATAGACTTAGAAAAAGAATTGTAGAAAAATGTTAATTCTTTTCAAGATAAAATGagttgttttggtttgaaacAAAAGCGAACCTAAACCTGGTGGTAAGAGAAAAGCACTACCGAAAATTTGAAATCGAACCCCTTAATTAGTTCTTCCATTTTAGAGATTTCCATA includes:
- a CDS encoding uncharacterized protein (unknown protein; FUNCTIONS IN: molecular_function unknown; INVOLVED IN: biological_process unknown; LOCATED IN: chloroplast; BEST Arabidopsis thaliana protein match is: unknown protein (TAIR:AT2G05185.1).), with protein sequence MCKSQIFPILLSGSTSKKYRISQHSSHSSDSSYSDASRKQLYNLREPERCSGNLKARSFQGHKDHLLVPCWLMGNCFQSWLFAGLLPSGSVLVNWL
- a CDS encoding F-box/RNI-like/FBD-like domains-containing protein — its product is MEENIEKRICVEQLAIEDLISKLPEVLLSQILSYLPTKDIVRTSVLSKRWKSVWLLIPGLDLDSSEFPHYDTFVDFMNEFLFFSREENPCLHKLKLSIQKNENDPSCVTLWTDCVARGKLQHLDVEFGGRVMEREFWEMMPLSLYICKTLLHLRLYRVLLGNFDQSVDSLPSLKSMCLEENVYSNEASLESLISSCRVLEDLTIVKIDDNVRFLRVHSQSLTSLSVGYKSYYPGEIYYYYDRDRGNSGLVIDAPRLKYLTFNNDQSKSKTISNLGSLVKVTILGPIKISRVVGCTEQQMAHKFLTGISRVRYLIVSEDMMEVISSYLKEDSLPQFGNLSYLKASVWLSSFDFLDILPKLLESCPNLKSIVLETTCIVDRTKATVERRVSSVPECLLSSLEFVEIKNRISVDDGALEVARYFVENSVNLQKVVLRLASSFLRRGNQAVLKDILELPRRSSMCQIEVFNALNGHALCFRKNKITGRVFLDYFDVAESYYGAIVS
- a CDS encoding FBD / Leucine Rich Repeat domains containing protein, which codes for MPVSLYICETLLHLRLYRVSMGNFESVSLPHLKTLCLERNIYPNEASVESLISSCPVLEDLTILRINDNVKVLRVHSQSLTSFSVGYHPGDLIRKYNYYSEKVRENSGLVIDAPRLKYLTFNYERSKSKIMRNLSSLVKVNVLSSFDISSVAGCSEQQMAHNFFTGISRVRDLIISRDMMRLIFYYLKGNSLPQFCNLSYLKTNLSETSLAFLDIFTKLLESCPNLKSIALGLTCFLDDMVEMSVWSVPKCLLSSLEFVEIKNEHPPDDGVLKVARYFVENSVNLKKLALHLHFFFLEGNPAVLNDLLALPRRSSMCQIEVFNVQSGRSRGIF
- a CDS encoding uncharacterized protein (unknown protein; FUNCTIONS IN: molecular_function unknown; INVOLVED IN: biological_process unknown; LOCATED IN: chloroplast; BEST Arabidopsis thaliana protein match is: unknown protein (TAIR:AT2G05185.1); Has 2 Blast hits to 2 proteins in 1 species: Archae - 0; Bacteria - 0; Metazoa - 0; Fungi - 0; Plants - 2; Viruses - 0; Other Eukaryotes - 0 (source: NCBI BLink).), whose product is MCKSQIFPILLSGSTSKKYRISQHSSHSSDSSYSDASRPERCSGNLKARSFQGHKDHLLVPCWLMGNCFQSWLFAGLLPSGSVLVNWL
- a CDS encoding F-box/RNI-like/FBD-like domains-containing protein (F-box/RNI-like/FBD-like domains-containing protein; CONTAINS InterPro DOMAIN/s: FBD (InterPro:IPR013596), F-box domain, cyclin-like (InterPro:IPR001810), F-box domain, Skp2-like (InterPro:IPR022364), FBD-like (InterPro:IPR006566), Leucine-rich repeat 2 (InterPro:IPR013101); BEST Arabidopsis thaliana protein match is: F-box/RNI-like/FBD-like domains-containing protein (TAIR:AT5G22730.1); Has 30201 Blast hits to 17322 proteins in 780 species: Archae - 12; Bacteria - 1396; Metazoa - 17338; Fungi - 3422; Plants - 5037; Viruses - 0; Other Eukaryotes - 2996 (source: NCBI BLink).), with translation MEENIEKRICVEQLAIEDLISKLPEVLLSQILSYLPTKDIVRTSVLSKRWKSVWLLIPGLDLDSSEFPHYDTFVDFMNEFLFFSREENPCLHKLKLSIQKNENDPSCVTLWTDCVARGKLQHLDVEFGGRVMEREFWEMMPLSLYICKTLLHLRLYRVLLGNFDQSVDSLPSLKSMCLEENVYSNEASLESLISSCRVLEDLTIVKIDDNVRDRGNSGLVIDAPRLKYLTFNNDQSKSKTISNLGSLVKVTILGPIKISRVVGCTEQQMAHKFLTGISRVRYLIVSEDMMEVISSYLKEDSLPQFGNLSYLKASVWLSSFDFLDILPKLLESCPNLKSIVLETTCIVDRTKATVERRVSSVPECLLSSLEFVEIKNRISVDDGALEVARYFVENSVNLQKVVLRLASSFLRRGNQAVLKDILELPRRSSMCQIEVFNALNGHALCFRKNKITGRVFLDYFDVAESYYGAIVS
- a CDS encoding uncharacterized protein (unknown protein; FUNCTIONS IN: molecular_function unknown; INVOLVED IN: biological_process unknown; LOCATED IN: chloroplast; BEST Arabidopsis thaliana protein match is: unknown protein (TAIR:AT2G05185.2).), which translates into the protein MCKSQIFPILLSGSTSKKYRISQHSSHSSDSSYSDASRPERCSGNLKARSFQGHKDHLLVPCWLMGNCFQSWLFAVATPFML